The Lycium ferocissimum isolate CSIRO_LF1 chromosome 8, AGI_CSIRO_Lferr_CH_V1, whole genome shotgun sequence DNA segment TTCGTCTCTaaattcacaaacaaaaggacgtacCCAAGCACAAAGACtttaccgagtatgtaaagcatgatcaatatcaatatgaaagataatagtcaacatatgaaatagcatatatcccccccccccccattccCATAACTCGGCTCATTTTATCccgatgggagataatagcatcatcttgtcatagcacttacttgctttccataggacGTTTCATTTCTATTACGTATtcgtatacatacatccatatccatactcatttacctttcgtatccattttcgtattcgtattcatatttcctttcatactcatgctcatatcatatacattgcatatacatagcccttacttggcatttacatattcttaacatattcgtactcatattgatgtcatatacatagcatattcatactcatattgatgtcatatacatagcttttatatatatagcatacccgaccacgtaggttcggtgtttcacagagctggccctaccaaggctcagtgtcatacctggccctaccaaggctcaggggtGTTCGTACCCAACTTTCCATacggacgttccatttctattgcgtgtTCACGCGCATcgtcatatagatatatatatatacatattcactatatttcCCTACCCGGTCTTATatagctcggggttcacaataatCCTCATATAGatgggcatacatacatataagctcatatttatctttagcctttttaccatcgtcattcattacattctatctttagagaattactcgtcgtataaggaacttagtacaatcgtatcatttgagcatcataagcttagtaacttctagagataggatcattggagaatatcgtagactCGTAAAAGgataaacatttggccaaagaaccatgccttatgaaagaagggttagccttacatacctttccgtgcaactattctatcacttgtacgctcttcttcaaagctcacgtttctaccttcattgaagtgcatactcatattagagaATGGATAACTTAGCATACATGGCTtaatctagagaaaatcggacagcatctcctttatttatacgacttcctccatatcatatatcaaatcccaaacatcaacaataacattcacaatatcatcacaaaagcctttagtcaactacattactcttacttcaccattcactccaattcatggtcatatcacataatTCCGTTCATTCATactcaaggtctattccatgttctcaacatcgTTTTAACATGATTacattcataatgtatcaataatcataactcattccaaacatttactcacaAGTGACACTAtttcacattcatgacccatttcttatattcttttgcaatccaagtgtttcaacttccaaatactttaaacaacatggaaacatcataaaacttaccttagatggtgtaggattgaaccttggttgcatatacctcacttgatcaaaaccctagtttttccttcacttgaactccttgcttttgatgaactttaatgggttttcttactttgattcacttggtttgatgataagaacctttgatttcccttaaatccttgttcatgaaatatatgtaaggttctagagactttagagagaagtggagaagtgttggaaatgaaataatgaagttagaatcacatttataaacttggaacatttcagccAGAAGGGAGTTCCacgactgttccacggtccgtggaacctagtGTTGcccgtgaaactggtcgtggttcatgaccagccagccaccttctctgctggcagttccacggacccatccacggtccgtggaatattatatgggtcgtggaacatggccgtgaaacccatagtttcaccaaagttaatcctgtcgtctcgtttgatctccaatccttatggaaccttcttagcacttgtttatcacttcattaacaatctaaggggcattataacgCTTCCCCAAAAtgtcattaagttgtcatcaacttgctacttataaatcctttccgatacttatcgtatacatggccttctcttgacactttctcgtctaacatcgaatgtctttaaaatctcatttagaatcatcaaatactttttcttacttattaaaacatcgtatactttgtTCTCTTCATTaccctattcactgtgcatcaacgaaaagtttttcgaggtgtaacagcttaggataagtatataacaatgggcctaatcatagtgttacacctcaaaaattccgggtgtgttgccttgtggataggctagtGTGAGCTTAGGATGATAatgaaatccttatgagattaagggaagtattagatagcttaaggtgcatactaCGAGATTTCGAGTCATAGGAATATGTGAAGTTTAGTTTATTGAAGGAAGtgaatgtaagtcgtgttcggaaggtttccgctataattgagctaatatttattaagaaatatcttgaggggttgctatagggcctattgtatgattaatgaagtgttatataagtgccaagaaggttccacgaggactggaagtcaaacgagtcgacgagaatggaATTCAAAAATTCCtagttgtacggaccgtataaattatacggcccatataatggtccgtagatttGTTCCAGAGTAGGGTGCAACCTGGtgatattatacggaccgtataaattatatgacCCATATAATTGGCcatataatcgggtcgggtcagattttctttttatatacaagGCCGACCCTTGCTCATTTTTtatttcccacatttcttccaagctctccaaagctccaaaacccttttcccaacatatttcactcaaacccaagggattacaaagatcaaatagcaagaatcaagtgttcatgtgttagaaggcttcctagggttggtagatttcaagaaatacttgggcattgtggctagggtttttgcacaagttgatagctactccaaagcttgttcctatgggataaaaaggttagtttccttgcttatttcatgttattgagaatgcttggttgtagcaaaacttgggtagaagaagaaagtagagaatgaagtctaaatgtaatttgatgatgtttttgagtagcaAGCTAACTTGAGTCGTGATTCTTAGTGTAATATGGATACAATCTTGTTATGCAAGGTAGTAATAGTAATGAGGAAGCAgcgtatgaaaatgtgctaaaatgggtgtgaggttgttggtataagttgaacataaggatgaattatgaaggcttaatggaatgtgattacttgattatgatattgtgggtgtattatggatgtttgggagttgttttgtaatatggtggaagttgatgaaatagaggaaatgctgcccaattttcattagatcatgaattattctaattcaaatttaagagtgtcattaaggcttaaccatggtatgaattcttctaaatgtagattgtccaagcttcaacggtgaacatTAATTAGTTAAGaggacaaagaggtatgtaaggctaacccttctttcattaaggcacggttcctttgctatataccctcttatgagttccataatgtcttccaaatgattctatctctaaagttactaaagctcacgatcctcgatactttcatgattccattgcatcccttatatgatagttgatcctccaaggatagacgtaacgaaaatgatgatggtAATGATTTTGATGATACTTATAGGCTCTTATGTATACGTgcctaagtatgtatgactattatgtaacaccgagcttatatggccgggtatgatacctatcgcgcgcacaccactgcagtagggtacggataacactgagccgtggtagggccaggtatgtataatgtcacaccctaattctgatagggcatgatgggcacccgacccttacttagagctgaacgaacccgctggttctcgttatactcataatctcactggactcctaaatcatgaaatgaaatgcataatgaaagcttttcaaaaacattcttttcgtctttctcaaatcaagtaaaatctgtaatcatatgaaatctgtaaagcaatgcataatgatacatcggcttacatagccgcttacaagactgacatactgcatacatgactctgtctgcaaaagtctctaacgtaagaTATGATATCCAACCcaagttgggacagggccctAACATACCCATAATATGTATGACTCAATTCATAAGGAAATACTCCGACGCGGCATCACTCCTAACAGAATGGAGTTTACCAATCCAGCTCATAGCCTGGGACATCCTATAGTGAAACTCCTGTACAACTTCCCTGCAAAGCAATATGgggctgtgtggcatgaaacacagcgcccccacaaaggacgtcagtacgaacaatgtaccgaagTATGTAAGGCGATAAAGAATCATAAATaatgaatcataaatcataatgaAAGNNNNNNNNNNNNNNNNNNNNNNNNNNNNNNNNNNNNNNNNNNNNNNNNNNNNNNNNNNNNNNNNNNNNNNNNNNNNNNNNNNNNNNNNNNNNNNNNNNNNgtttttgttcttttgtattGGCGGCCAGTcggttagtagatattggaatttTTTGTTCCTTTTGATTCTTTGTAGTATTTTTGGGGTTGATGTTGATAAAGGATAGATTTTATATTATTTcgattttctgatttttggcTACCCTATTGTTTTccggaaaatatttttggcgTCCCCGTTTGGTATTTTGACACCGATACATTGTCACGCACCATTATTGGCATCAGGATATTGAtctcgattattgatgttgacatgcattgcacgcactctcatgaCACATCGTTGACAATATTATCGGGTACTTTGACGAAAATACTAAACTACTTATCGGGCTCACCTTAAACGAGAGCGACtcgagagtccgatatccgttAGTCCGAAATCGTgaattgagtgagtgcatgaaCTCCGCGCGGTCCCAGTGGTGCTTGAGAAcctcgtgggcaaagatccgggtctcgtctgtctgttagGCAAAGATCCTGGACGAGTGccacttagacttcacgagtcaccttgggttgtcgCCTCGAGagttgcttagagtctacagggtgagcacgagacgtctgCCGCCTTgaacattttcttatttatgtcttatttctgATGAGACATATtcggacttgatgtattattgatattccggACTTATagatttagttagatgctcttgtgtgACGGATTTCGGATGCGGggcggatttcatttacttccgcattttcttatttatattataattatgaaactttcgctattttacttcttccgctattttatatcatttgtgaatgttgagttaagggttcgcctaccgagatgggaaaggtaggtgcccgcgcgacttagtgaaattgggtcgtgacatgtgaGGTGGAGTGGATGGAGAAATTTGACATGTTATTTCTTATTGTGCTCTTCTTGTCCAACTTTTTCTTTCGTTTATTGTGTGGATGAGTTGAAGTTAAAACCATGTTAAAAGGAACCTTGATAAGGATGATaatgttaattaaaaaaaaaataaggacaaGTACGTATATTATTTGTATAACTATGTATaatcattatatttttatatgtatgatttgtatatcTATGCATTACCCTCCACATAATTACGATAATTACCTTCTCTAGGATAATATATAGCATGaagtgtatatacatatacatatatgtgtgtatatatatatatatatatatatatatatatatatatatatatattcttgatTGTATATTAAGCTTGTGAAGATAGACAAGTATttatattcaacttaaaaaATGAGCAGTTGAAGAAAAGACATCTAGCTTGGGGGAAAAAATGGGGAAAGAGTGATGTCATATTATCAGTAAAAGTAATGTTTGTCTCCCGCTTAAGTTTCACAGGCTACAAAGATGTAAACTAAACTAGGGCTGCATGCATTGCAAAAAGTTTAACTAGATAATACATATGAGTAAGAAGCTGTTGGAATTATTGATGAACTCGACAGAAATCACAGTTCACCGGAAAAGGAAAAGGTTTAGTTGCTATATTGATGTTTTCCGGTGAATATACAAGACATACAAATGTGTGTGTGGAAATGTGAAAATGTGGAAGTATGAAAGAGAAAAGTGCAGAAGTGTTCACATGGGAAAGAGTGGCTGattcaaaataaaattggaCACGTGGCTACACATTCAAGAACCTTCCAAGCAATTTCCACATTTACATATTAGttttctttttgtatatatcaaaatataaaatctGATGTAATAATTAGTTTGTTAGAAGGTGACCAATTAGAATAGGACACTTGTACAGTTTGTTTTGCTATTTTCATTCCATGTATTGCTATATAACGTGCACTGTACAGAACAATAAGATACAAGGAAAATTTCTCATCATTTGTCTTTTACATTTTATAGttttacatggtatcagagccttgaGATTTAATCTCAGctcatctttcttttccttgttttaGCTTGATCTTTTGTTGCGACGGAGACGATGTTGAAACGGACTGCGGGACTCAAGTTCCCGCTTTCATTTTCGCGGATCTTTGGATCTAAAGAGGTCTTCAATACCTCTCACCCCTTGCTTCATTTCACCATCGGATTCACACGGGACAGCTTTGCTTGTCAATACAGTTTTTGACGAAAAAAGTTTTGGGGGTTGGAAAAGAGCTATGTGGATAGCTCTAACTGCTAAAAATAAGGCTGGTTTCATAGATGGTTCAACACCAGAACCAGAAATAGGAACAGATCTGCGTAATGCTTGGGGTAGAGCCAATAATATGGTAATTTCGTGGATACTAAACTCCCTATCTAGAGACATCTCTGAAAGTGTGCTCTATTATGCTAATGCTAAGGATATCTGGGAGGAGTTAGAAGCCAGGTTTGGACAAAGCTCAGGAGCTAGATTGTATCAGCTCCAGAAAGAACTAAGCGACCTTATTCAAGGTCCAACTGATATAGCCACTTACTTTACTAAGATTAAACGACTACGGGATGAATTAGATACTTTGGATTCGTTTATTCCTTGCTCTTGCATTTGTTCCTGCAAAGCCAAGGAGAAAAACATTAAATCTAAGCAAGATGAAAGGCTTGTCAAATTTTTACTGGGACTCAATGATTCATACTGTGGTGCTAGGGGTAACATTCTTATGATTTCACCTTTACCCACTATTTCTAATGCATATGCCTTTGTTAGtcaagaagaaaaacaaagagaagttAACACACCAAAATACTGGGAGAGTCATCTTATTTTGTTCTTTGCCGCAAACCAGGGAAATTTCCCACAAAAACCCTTTGCTACGATTTGTAACACAAAAAGCATATTATGACAACAAGAAATCTTGTAGCATTTGTAAGTGCTTTAAGAAACCGAGTCACTCTATTGAGAAATGCTACAAACTTCGCATGGGTTTCCACCTAATTTCAAATTTACTAAGCAGCGAAATTTTCAGAACTCAATTCAGGGTAATGCAGTGTCTTCTAATGAGAATTCTGGGGAAGTGTTCATGTCTAATGCAAAAACAGGAGAACAAGGGAAACTTCTTTCTCCTGAGTAGTTGGCACAAGTAATACAAATGCTTCAACATGTGAAAAATGGAGATCAAAGCACTGTTTCTGATGGTATGGCATTTGTGAATTAACGCTATTTTTAACCCTTTGTCCTAGCCCTTTTTCTTTAAACTTAAAAGTGATTCTAGAAATTATTCTAAGACTACCTGGATCATTGATTCAGGTGCAACTGAACACATGAGTTACAACAAGTcttccttttttaattttagacCTTTGCCTAAAATCATCTCTGTTAGTTTACCTAATTCTCAGAAAGTTAAAGTTTCTCATATAGGGTCAGTCAAACTTTTCTCAAATCTTATCATTCACAATGTCCTTTATGTCCCCTGTTTTCATTTTAATCTTACATACCCATTCACAAGTTGTGCGAACTGACTTTCTAACATAGTATTTTTCGCCTCTTCTCATTGTTTTATACGGGCCATGATGAAGAGCCTAATGCTCCTTGGTGAAAGTCGGAATGGTCTTTACATCTTCAAGCATAGGATTCCGGTGGTTTCTTCTTCTGATTCCGGCTTCTAGAGTTTCTAGTTTAGTTTCTAAGTACGTTTTTAATTCCCGGAAGGATATTGTATCCGGTTTAGCTTTCTAAGTCGGTCTTGATTCCCGAAGGATATTGTATCCAATTTATCTTCTAGTTCTTTTTCTGTTACTAAAAGCGAGGTTGTGGCATGTAAGGTTGGGTCGTATGCCCtttcaaatattcaaaatattaatgaaatttCGGATGATGTTTGTTCTAAATTTCCTATTCCTTGCACTGTTGTCCACTAGCAAGACAACATAAAATTTGCCTTTTTACAAATAGCCAAATTTCTCTAAAGGTATctttgatttgatacatattGACACTTGGGGGCCTTACCAAACACCCATCTATGATGGATATAGATATTCTTAACCATAGTTGATGATTTTAGTAGAGGAACTTGGACATTTTTGTTATCTACTAAAAGCAATGCCTTCCCTATCCTCGAATCCTTTTTGATCATGATAG contains these protein-coding regions:
- the LOC132066014 gene encoding uncharacterized protein LOC132066014, whose translation is MRKGKLSPRGDGPFKVLEKINDNAYKIDLPSEYNVHNVFNVSDLSSCVVALLVNTVFDEKSFGGWKRAMWIALTAKNKAGFIDGSTPEPEIGTDLRNAWGRANNMVISWILNSLSRDISESVLYYANAKDIWEELEARFGQSSGARLYQLQKELSDLIQGPTDIATYFTKIKRLRDELDTLDSFIPCSCICSCKAKEKNIKSKQDERLVKFLLGLNDSYCGARGNILMISPLPTISNAYAFRNFQNSIQGNAVSSNENSGEVFMSNAKTGEQGKLLSPE